The stretch of DNA CAGAAAACTTATAACTATCGTTTGAAAATTTTGCGCCCGCATGTAATCGCGTTAAAATTAATTCCACGCCCGTGACTTTTTCTTCTAAATGCACATCTGTTGGCATGCCACGACCATCATCAATGACCTCGACAGACCCGTCTTGATGAATAATCACCTCAATTTTCGTCGCGTGCCCTGCCAATGCTTCATCGACACTATTATCAATTGCTTCGCACGCCAAATGATTGGGGCGTGTGGTATCAGTGTACATACCAGGACGTTTTTGTACCGGCTCTAACCCACTTAAAACCTCAATGGATTGAGCATTATAATTTTTTTCTGCCATCACAAAACCTCATTTATATTTTTTCACCAACCAATAACTTTTTCCTGATGACGCAAAAAGTTCAAATATGCGCATAAATTGCCCGACATTTTGTAAAAAATACGGTAAATTTTACAGCATATCAAGCAGATTTACCGATAAACTGTAAAACGCATGGGATAACCTCTAGAAAATCAGTAAAGGTATGCCCGCCCCCGGTGCGAACTATATGTCGTGAATCGGGGAATGCTTTTAATGCAATGCGATGATCAATCACATCATCATCGGTTTGTAATAATAATAAAAAGCGTTCTGGATTTTTATTTTCTGAACAGCCAAACGCTTTTAAGCTAGAAACAAAATTCTCTGTCACTTCAAATTTTTCGCCAGTGGCCGCATTTTCATAGTGACCATAATAGCCATGCATGGATTCCCAAGGACTGATCGCTGGATTAATTAATACTGCTTTAGAAGTTGGATAACGATTCGCAAAATAAATCGCAAAAAATCCTCCCAATGAACTTCCTACAAAACAAAAATCATAGACGTCTGCTTGCTGATCAAGATACGCTTGTAATTCGCTTATCGCTTTTTGAGGATGATGAATTAAGGTTGGAGAATAATATGCCAGCTCTGGCGCATGCGCGCCTACTGCTGCTCGCAAAAGTTGAGATTTCTGCGCATTACCAGAACTATTGAAACCATGAAGATAAACAACACACAACTTTTTTTCATCCGAGCGAGCGCCACTCGCCCTTATAACATCATTTTTTATCATGCAATTTTTCTTCTAACTGCTGCACTAATTCTGTCAATTGTTGAATATGTTCTTGCGCACGCGCTAGAATTTTTTTCTGCACCTCAAAGTCTTCGCGCGTCACTAAATCCATACGCTCAAAGATCGACTGCAAAACAACGCGCATATTTTTACACGTGTCGTCTTTAAGACCTTGCAACTCTTGGGGCAACACCGCGGCTATTTTTGCGAGTATGTCTTCAACAAAAGCAAATTCCATTATAAGCCTTCCATCATCGTTGGCATTGCTCGAGATGCTTTATGAATATGTTCATTGTAATATTTTGTTTTAAATCGTCGCGCCACGGCTTCTGCTTCACGAAACGCAGAGATATCGCCATTTTTAATCGCCATCGTTGCTGTCCACCAACCAGATGGATAAGTGGGTTGAGGAAATTGCAAAGTAACCACTTCACTAAAACCAGCTTTTTTCATGTTTCTGTGCATGGGTTTAATGATCGCATCTAAATGAAATAAAGGAGACTCGCTTTGATGAACCACTAAACCATGATCACGCAACATATGAAAACAATCGGCGTAAAATTTATCGGTAAATAAACTTTCCCCTGGCCCGAAAGGATCAGTGGAATCAACAATCACAATATCAGAAGATTGTGCAGGAGCATCTTTAACCCATTTGACACCATCACCAAAATAAAAATTCGCTCTTGGATCATTATTGGCTTCACAAAGCTCTGGAAAATATTTTTCTGCTAAGCGCGTAACACGCTCATCAATATCAATTTGCCAAACAGAGTCTAAATCTTTGTGCTTTAACACTTCTTTGAGAGTTCCACAATCACCCCCTCCAATAATCACGACTTCTTTAGGATGTGGATGGGTAAAAATCGCTGGATGAGACATCATTTCGTGATAAAGGAAATTGTCACGACTGGTCAACATAACAAAGCCATCAATGCTCATCATATAACCATAATGTTCAGTGTCGAAAATTTCTATTTTCTGATAAGGCGTTTGTTCTTCATGCAATTTCGCTTTGATCTTTAGACCAAAGGCACTTCCCTGACCGGGATGTTCTTCTAAAAAATATTGGCGGGTATCCATGGTACTACAACTCCTGAAACTGCGCTAAAAATGGACTTTCAATTGATGCCGTCATTGTAGCGCAGTCTAATCCAGGAACAAACTATTTTCGAGCTATCTATTCTCGCGACATCTACTTCTGTTTTGTCGGCCAAATACTGATCAACATTACAATCAAGGTCGCAACGTAGGGTACCATTTGCACAATCAAAATAGTTGTCCATTGTTTTCCTAGCGGATTATTAAAATGCGCTGACAAACTCATTGCAAGCGCCGCCACAATCAATGCAGATAAAATTAACAGCTCTTGCCAAATAGCCAATAATCCCGCTAATAGTATACCGCGCTTTTCATTCTTTGGTGTTCTCAAAAAAGGCACTTTATTGGTAAACAAGCCCTTCCACGCACCACGAGCAATCGTATGGGTTAACGCCAATCCGGCCAAGAAAGCACTTAATGTTTGTAAAAAAGAACAGGGTACGCGCGCACGATATAACCATAGGTTACGTAAAAACTTAAAACCAAATATCCCGATAGTCGGCAATAAAAACGCTCCGGCAGGTAGCTCATGATGAATAGGGTCATACAAAAGGACCCCCGTCACTAGTAAGCTAATGATAGTAAAAATTAAGGCTAATGCGTCAGAAAACCAAGGCAACCATCCCGCTAAGAAATAATAACGTTGCGCAGGCGTTAAAGGTGAGTTTTTCGTTGGTAAAAAACTACGCCAGTGTTTTTTCAAGGTTTGCATTGTACCGTACACCCAGCGGAACCGTTGACTACGATAAGCGGACAGTGTGTCTGGCATGACACCCTGACCTAAGGAGGTATTGGCATAAACAGAATCATAACCCGCCTCAAATAAACTCAAACCCAGCTCGCTATCTTCAGTGATACACCACTCTGCCCAACCACCCACTTTAATTAACGCTGATTTACGAGTGAGGGTCATTGTACCGTGTTGAATAATGGCATTGTATTCATTACGCTGCACCATGCCAATATTAAAAACTCCAGCATACTCCCAATAACAACAACCTTTAAACGTGTTTTCTTGTGCATCGCGATAATCTTGCGGCGACTGTACAAACGCAACTTTCTCATTATCAAAATACGGCACCATTGATTTCAACCAATGGGGCGACACTTTATAATCACTGTCAATCACAGCAATAATTTCAACGTCGGTCGCGGTATGTTTTAACCCATAGTTTAATGCGCCGGCTTTAAATCCGGTCAAATTATCAACATGGAAAAAGCGAAAACGCGACCCCAGCCGCTCACAATCTATACGAACAGGCTCCCAAATGGCGGGGTCTTTGGTATTATTGTCAATCACCAATATCTCTAAATTAGGATAATCTAATCGCGCAACGGCTTCTAATGTCTCGCGCACCATCTCTGGCGGTTCATTATAAATAGGGATATGCAAAGAAACTTTAGGAAAGAGAAAATCCTCCGGCGGTAATAAAGGCTGAAAGAACCGTGCTGTTTTTCTAAACCAAATCACATCAACTATTTCTAAACTTTCAACTAACAAAATCAATACTGCAATAATTTGTATCAACAAAGTCAATACGAAAAAAACTAATGACAAGTTAGTTTGATAACGATGTGCAAAAACAGATATCGACCACAATAACGTTGATGCACCAAAATTAGCCATTAAGCCTAAAAACAATAATCCCGGCAGTTTTATACTGCGCCTAGCAAATAAAAAAATACCCATCATCACTGCGCTCAATACCGATGCCCATATAGCCCAATACTGCCATCCAGGAACCGTCAACACATTGCCATTCAAAGGATACTTTGCATGCCGATCAGAATCAAAAATACCCCAATACCCACCAATAGAGCCTTCGATAGATATTTTCGAAGGCTGGTCAAAGGCTTCAAGAATATAATAATTCACTTGTTCTTTTTCCGCGCGTCGTATCATTTCACGTAAAAATGTCGCCTGATTGACGCGTGAAGGAATCGCCTTTCCAAGCGGTTGGCCATCGGATGGCCAGCCTACTTCAGTAACTACGATCGGTTTGTTAGGGTATGCTTTTTGCAATTGTGCATACTGATCAAATACAAGATCAACTGCATCATCAACATCAACGCCTGCCCAATAAGGCGTAAGATGCACGCCTATATAATCTACTTCAGCAACCAGCTCAGGGTGCGACATCCATTCAAACCATGTTTCTGAAGTACTCACTGGCCGCTCTTCATACTGTTTCACTTCACGAATGTAGTCTATTAACTGCTGCTCTGACAGGGCTTTTCGGTAGAGCACTTCATTCCCCACTAAAACACGTACAATATTTTTCGTGTTGTTTTGCAAGGTTGCCCGCAGCAAGTCCATTTCTTGGCGATTTTGTTCTAAATCTTCTCCAATCCATGCACCAAGCGCCACATTTAGATTATGTTTCTCAGCTAATGGGGGCACTTGGTCCAATCCTCGAGAAACGCTATACGTTCGAACTGAATGCACTTTATTCTCTAGTAAAGCTAAATCACTTTCGATATCAGCAGCACTTGGGTATTCACCATTGGTTTGAGTGTCATTTTTACGCATAGGGTCAAAATCCACGCCCATGGTTGTTTTCGTCCAAGGCTGTAATTGCAATGGATTATTGACATAACTCCAAATGCTGAAGTTAAGAATAACCAATAAAACAATGGCTATTAACGCGGTTAAGATTGCGATTTTTTTTTTCATTGAGGTTACCAAGTTTCCGTATAATAGTTACAAGCATTCCTCAGTCTAAATGACGCGAGGAAGTATTACAATATTCGAGAAATACCAAAAATTTGGCGCCTTATTTTCTACACACTTTAAGCCATTGCTGCAACTCTTCTACGGTTACTCCAAGCCCAGCAATACGAGGC from Gammaproteobacteria bacterium encodes:
- a CDS encoding accessory factor UbiK family protein — translated: MEFAFVEDILAKIAAVLPQELQGLKDDTCKNMRVVLQSIFERMDLVTREDFEVQKKILARAQEHIQQLTELVQQLEEKLHDKK
- a CDS encoding esterase yields the protein MIKNDVIRASGARSDEKKLCVVYLHGFNSSGNAQKSQLLRAAVGAHAPELAYYSPTLIHHPQKAISELQAYLDQQADVYDFCFVGSSLGGFFAIYFANRYPTSKAVLINPAISPWESMHGYYGHYENAATGEKFEVTENFVSSLKAFGCSENKNPERFLLLLQTDDDVIDHRIALKAFPDSRHIVRTGGGHTFTDFLEVIPCVLQFIGKSA
- a CDS encoding glycosyltransferase, which codes for MKKKIAILTALIAIVLLVILNFSIWSYVNNPLQLQPWTKTTMGVDFDPMRKNDTQTNGEYPSAADIESDLALLENKVHSVRTYSVSRGLDQVPPLAEKHNLNVALGAWIGEDLEQNRQEMDLLRATLQNNTKNIVRVLVGNEVLYRKALSEQQLIDYIREVKQYEERPVSTSETWFEWMSHPELVAEVDYIGVHLTPYWAGVDVDDAVDLVFDQYAQLQKAYPNKPIVVTEVGWPSDGQPLGKAIPSRVNQATFLREMIRRAEKEQVNYYILEAFDQPSKISIEGSIGGYWGIFDSDRHAKYPLNGNVLTVPGWQYWAIWASVLSAVMMGIFLFARRSIKLPGLLFLGLMANFGASTLLWSISVFAHRYQTNLSLVFFVLTLLIQIIAVLILLVESLEIVDVIWFRKTARFFQPLLPPEDFLFPKVSLHIPIYNEPPEMVRETLEAVARLDYPNLEILVIDNNTKDPAIWEPVRIDCERLGSRFRFFHVDNLTGFKAGALNYGLKHTATDVEIIAVIDSDYKVSPHWLKSMVPYFDNEKVAFVQSPQDYRDAQENTFKGCCYWEYAGVFNIGMVQRNEYNAIIQHGTMTLTRKSALIKVGGWAEWCITEDSELGLSLFEAGYDSVYANTSLGQGVMPDTLSAYRSQRFRWVYGTMQTLKKHWRSFLPTKNSPLTPAQRYYFLAGWLPWFSDALALIFTIISLLVTGVLLYDPIHHELPAGAFLLPTIGIFGFKFLRNLWLYRARVPCSFLQTLSAFLAGLALTHTIARGAWKGLFTNKVPFLRTPKNEKRGILLAGLLAIWQELLILSALIVAALAMSLSAHFNNPLGKQWTTILIVQMVPYVATLIVMLISIWPTKQK
- the speE gene encoding polyamine aminopropyltransferase codes for the protein MDTRQYFLEEHPGQGSAFGLKIKAKLHEEQTPYQKIEIFDTEHYGYMMSIDGFVMLTSRDNFLYHEMMSHPAIFTHPHPKEVVIIGGGDCGTLKEVLKHKDLDSVWQIDIDERVTRLAEKYFPELCEANNDPRANFYFGDGVKWVKDAPAQSSDIVIVDSTDPFGPGESLFTDKFYADCFHMLRDHGLVVHQSESPLFHLDAIIKPMHRNMKKAGFSEVVTLQFPQPTYPSGWWTATMAIKNGDISAFREAEAVARRFKTKYYNEHIHKASRAMPTMMEGL